In Leptospiraceae bacterium, one DNA window encodes the following:
- the rpmF gene encoding 50S ribosomal protein L32: MAVPKRRRSKSKVRSRRAHQAIGKPNLSPCFNCGSFIQSHKVCPTCGHYNRVLELAPKIKKPKKTEE; the protein is encoded by the coding sequence ATGGCTGTCCCAAAAAGAAGAAGATCAAAATCCAAAGTGAGATCCAGAAGAGCTCATCAAGCAATAGGTAAGCCAAATTTATCACCTTGTTTCAATTGCGGCTCTTTTATACAGTCTCACAAAGTGTGTCCTACATGTGGGCATTATAATAGAGTGCTTGAGTTAGCTCCAAAAATCAAAAAACCTAAAAAAACGGAAGAATAG
- a CDS encoding ATP phosphoribosyltransferase, translating into MLTLALPKGRLAEESMEILVKKNWLKDLPSPNSKELAYEEKSGKVKLLFVRSQDVPTYVEEKAADCGFIGFDILREGSFDLIQALDVEIGKCRLSLASKPEFIFTGASGKIRVATKYPNLTREFFFSKGISCEIIKLYGSIELAPLCGLSDCIVDLVSTGETLRANGLKEIEVIMHSTARLVFNRSSLYQKRKEALELISDISR; encoded by the coding sequence ATGCTCACTCTTGCTCTGCCCAAAGGAAGGCTGGCTGAAGAGAGTATGGAAATTCTTGTAAAGAAAAATTGGTTAAAGGACTTACCTTCTCCAAATTCAAAAGAATTGGCATACGAAGAAAAATCCGGAAAGGTGAAACTACTTTTTGTTCGCTCTCAGGACGTGCCTACTTACGTGGAAGAAAAAGCCGCAGATTGTGGGTTTATAGGGTTTGATATACTTAGAGAAGGAAGTTTTGATTTAATTCAGGCTTTGGATGTAGAGATCGGGAAATGTAGATTGTCCTTGGCTTCTAAGCCGGAGTTTATTTTCACTGGTGCTTCTGGAAAGATCAGGGTAGCTACAAAGTATCCAAACTTAACAAGAGAATTTTTCTTTTCCAAGGGAATCAGTTGCGAAATAATTAAATTGTACGGAAGTATTGAGCTGGCACCTCTTTGTGGTCTATCGGATTGCATTGTAGATCTTGTTTCCACAGGAGAAACTTTACGAGCCAATGGCTTAAAAGAAATCGAAGTGATTATGCACTCTACTGCAAGGCTTGTTTTTAATAGGTCTTCCTTGTATCAGAAGAGAAAAGAAGCCTTAGAGTTGATATCAGATATTTCAAGATAA
- a CDS encoding 30S ribosomal protein S1, producing the protein MNSKKESPSNKKNQESFAVAIEKSLSEQGQNYGKGRILEGRIIAVEESGIFVDIGLKSEGRIPRNEFTDLPEVGASVAVLVKGKEHESEVYLLSKTEADARKGWETVKESHKKDLQVQGRITSEVKGKGFNVNVEGLEFFLPASQLAYKFTNLDDLKSKLWDFKIIRLSEKGRTGVVSRKKLLDEVNQEKWGELINIVKKGDRVTGEISKVTDFGVFVNIHGVDGLLRQNDISYKKYAPFKQYFQVGQSIEVLVLEIDQENNRLSLGLKQLSEDPWEWAKRELEKGVIVRGTITSLTNFGAFVELKEGLEGLIHSSELSWAKKPPLPKDILKKGQEVDSIILDIDFEKRRLSLGRKQLEKNPWESLSSNVRVGNSLEGKITGITKYGAFVEVENGIEGLIHIGDITWDEKVKDPTTLLKKGQLVNYKILDINQQSNRISCGLKQLQENPYEVLRKKYPTGTIIEGKIKSIVAFGMFIEIEPGYEGLVHVSQIPDGKNLKLDEVYKAGDSIKAVILKIEPNNKRISLSIKDFDSAQEKADIAKYMKSDSPSSESMGSFFNRS; encoded by the coding sequence TTGAATTCAAAGAAAGAGTCACCCTCAAACAAGAAAAATCAAGAATCCTTTGCAGTTGCTATTGAAAAATCTTTGAGCGAACAAGGGCAAAATTATGGCAAAGGTAGGATATTGGAAGGCAGAATTATTGCCGTTGAAGAATCTGGAATATTTGTAGATATCGGATTGAAGTCAGAGGGCAGAATTCCGAGGAATGAATTTACCGACCTCCCTGAAGTTGGTGCATCTGTAGCTGTTCTTGTAAAAGGGAAGGAGCACGAGTCAGAAGTTTATCTATTATCAAAAACCGAAGCCGATGCAAGAAAAGGTTGGGAAACTGTTAAAGAATCTCATAAAAAAGACCTACAAGTTCAAGGGAGAATAACCTCTGAAGTTAAGGGAAAGGGTTTTAACGTAAATGTAGAAGGCTTAGAATTTTTTCTGCCTGCATCTCAACTCGCTTATAAGTTTACGAATCTCGACGATCTTAAATCTAAGCTATGGGATTTTAAGATTATCCGGCTTAGTGAAAAAGGTAGAACCGGTGTAGTTTCCAGAAAGAAATTATTGGATGAAGTGAATCAAGAAAAATGGGGAGAGTTGATAAATATTGTCAAGAAGGGAGACAGGGTAACCGGTGAGATTTCTAAGGTTACTGATTTCGGAGTATTTGTAAATATTCACGGAGTTGACGGGCTTCTCAGACAAAACGATATTTCTTACAAAAAATACGCTCCATTTAAGCAGTATTTTCAAGTGGGTCAATCAATCGAAGTCCTTGTTTTAGAAATAGATCAAGAGAACAATCGGCTTAGCCTTGGCTTAAAACAATTGTCTGAAGATCCTTGGGAATGGGCAAAAAGAGAATTGGAGAAAGGAGTTATCGTTCGTGGAACTATCACTTCTCTTACAAACTTTGGAGCTTTCGTAGAATTGAAAGAAGGCTTAGAAGGATTGATACACTCAAGTGAATTGAGTTGGGCAAAAAAACCTCCACTTCCAAAGGATATTTTAAAAAAAGGACAAGAAGTTGACTCTATTATTCTAGATATTGACTTTGAGAAAAGAAGACTTTCTCTCGGAAGAAAGCAACTCGAGAAAAATCCTTGGGAGAGCCTTAGCTCCAATGTGAGAGTCGGAAATTCTTTGGAAGGAAAAATTACAGGTATTACTAAATACGGTGCTTTTGTAGAAGTTGAAAACGGAATTGAGGGGCTTATTCATATCGGAGACATTACATGGGATGAAAAAGTAAAAGACCCTACAACTCTTCTAAAAAAGGGACAGTTGGTAAACTATAAAATCCTTGATATTAACCAACAATCCAACCGTATTTCATGCGGGTTAAAACAATTGCAAGAAAATCCTTATGAAGTGTTGAGAAAGAAATATCCAACCGGCACTATCATTGAAGGAAAAATCAAAAGTATAGTAGCCTTTGGTATGTTTATAGAGATAGAGCCGGGGTATGAAGGGCTTGTCCACGTCTCACAAATCCCTGATGGTAAAAATCTGAAATTAGACGAGGTTTATAAAGCAGGAGATTCTATTAAGGCTGTTATCCTGAAAATTGAACCGAATAATAAAAGAATTTCTTTATCCATAAAAGATTTTGATTCTGCGCAGGAAAAAGCAGATATTGCAAAATATATGAAAAGCGATTCTCCTTCCAGTGAAAGCATGGGGAGCTTTTTTAACCGGAGTTAA
- a CDS encoding (d)CMP kinase, whose translation MIEDIIAIDGPAGSGKSSVAREISKEVGYKYLDSGAYYRGVTLFFIQKFQKENQCDTFSDWILKLDVRKYLKNVNIDCLLSESGENSVILNGVDVSKEIRSPDLTKEIKYISPVREIREFVNKKIRELAKNHLLILDGRDIGSEVFPESRYKFFLTASAEIRAERRYKELLERGFQADLENLKSEIIQRDKTDSERKIAPLIQAKDAFLIDTSGLSKDVVIRTILSELRNKGLCPK comes from the coding sequence ATGATAGAAGATATTATAGCAATTGATGGGCCTGCCGGTTCCGGGAAAAGTAGCGTGGCAAGGGAAATTTCAAAAGAAGTCGGATATAAGTATTTAGATTCCGGTGCGTATTACCGTGGGGTGACCTTATTTTTTATCCAAAAATTTCAGAAAGAAAACCAATGCGATACATTTTCTGACTGGATTTTGAAACTCGATGTACGGAAATATTTGAAAAACGTGAACATCGATTGCCTACTTTCAGAGTCAGGGGAAAATTCTGTAATTCTAAACGGGGTAGATGTATCTAAGGAAATTCGATCTCCTGATCTGACAAAGGAAATCAAATATATCTCTCCTGTGAGAGAAATACGAGAATTTGTGAACAAAAAAATACGTGAACTTGCAAAAAATCACCTTCTAATTTTAGATGGAAGAGATATTGGGTCAGAGGTATTTCCTGAATCTCGGTATAAATTTTTTCTTACTGCATCGGCTGAGATTCGGGCAGAAAGAAGGTATAAAGAGCTATTGGAAAGGGGATTTCAGGCTGATTTGGAGAATTTAAAGTCTGAAATTATCCAAAGAGATAAAACGGACTCGGAACGAAAAATTGCACCTCTAATTCAGGCTAAGGACGCATTCCTTATTGACACCAGCGGTCTATCTAAAGATGTTGTCATAAGGACTATCCTATCTGAACTTCGGAACAAGGGTTTATGCCCAAAATAG
- the aroA gene encoding 3-phosphoshikimate 1-carboxyvinyltransferase, translating into MIQSDFQIPKDFKITVPGDKSVSHRSVLFSSLALGNSRITGFLEAEDPLNTMKSFEKMGVLFEKKSPTEYFVKSPGKRKLHSPKLELDFGNGGTGIRLSAGLISGLEGVDAILTGDDSLKKRPMNRIIDPLTKMGAYISSISGDGKAPLKISGRKLQNFQFKSPIASAQVKSSLMLAAISSDVELEYEEDELSRDHTENILKFLGGRIFHKTKTHFTITPPFHFEGSEFKIPGDISSAAFFIVLGLLSKNSELVIQNIGLNESRIGIITILKRMGGKILIENERIECGEKTGDLKVFSSNLKKCKIESAIIPSIIDEIPILTIAGLFSEGGFEITDAEDLRAKESDRIISMVKNLREVGVDVEEKKDGYSFGEVKNIKPALIESFMDHRIAMSFTILKTLLNNDIKIDDDSWIETSFPEFKKIIYSITNSK; encoded by the coding sequence ATGATTCAATCCGATTTTCAAATTCCCAAAGATTTTAAAATTACTGTGCCGGGAGACAAGTCTGTATCTCATCGCTCTGTTCTATTTTCCTCTCTTGCCTTAGGGAATTCAAGGATTACCGGATTTTTAGAAGCAGAAGATCCTTTAAATACCATGAAAAGTTTTGAAAAAATGGGGGTTCTTTTTGAAAAAAAATCTCCCACAGAATATTTTGTGAAAAGTCCGGGAAAAAGAAAACTTCACTCTCCGAAACTTGAGTTGGATTTTGGAAATGGAGGCACTGGGATTCGACTTTCTGCGGGACTAATTTCTGGTCTAGAAGGGGTAGATGCAATTCTTACAGGAGACGATTCTTTAAAGAAAAGGCCAATGAATAGGATTATAGATCCGCTTACCAAGATGGGTGCATATATTTCTTCTATTTCTGGAGACGGAAAGGCTCCTTTGAAAATCTCTGGAAGGAAGTTACAAAATTTTCAATTCAAAAGTCCAATTGCAAGCGCTCAAGTAAAATCTTCCTTGATGCTTGCAGCCATATCGTCTGACGTAGAGTTGGAGTATGAAGAGGATGAACTTTCTCGTGACCATACCGAAAATATTTTAAAATTTCTTGGTGGTAGAATTTTCCATAAAACTAAAACCCACTTCACGATTACTCCTCCTTTTCATTTTGAAGGCTCTGAATTTAAAATACCGGGAGATATTTCTTCTGCAGCATTTTTTATAGTTCTTGGACTTTTGTCAAAAAATAGTGAGCTTGTGATCCAAAATATAGGATTAAACGAATCTAGAATTGGCATCATAACTATTTTAAAAAGGATGGGCGGAAAAATTTTAATTGAAAACGAAAGAATAGAGTGTGGAGAAAAAACCGGAGACCTAAAAGTATTCTCATCAAATTTAAAAAAGTGTAAAATAGAAAGTGCAATCATTCCTTCGATTATAGACGAGATTCCTATTTTAACCATTGCCGGTTTATTTTCGGAAGGCGGATTTGAAATTACTGATGCCGAAGATTTAAGAGCCAAAGAATCAGACAGGATTATTTCTATGGTCAAGAATTTGAGAGAAGTCGGTGTGGATGTTGAAGAAAAAAAAGACGGTTATAGTTTTGGAGAAGTAAAAAATATTAAGCCTGCACTAATCGAATCTTTTATGGATCACAGAATTGCAATGAGTTTTACCATATTAAAAACTTTATTAAACAACGATATTAAAATAGACGATGACTCTTGGATCGAGACTTCTTTTCCGGAATTTAAAAAAATTATTTATTCCATAACAAATTCAAAATGA